The DNA region AAGCGCTTTTCATTCTCTTTCATTTCATCAGTAATCGTTCCATTACCTTTTTTAATCTCATTAAAAGATCTTTTTAAATCCTCTCCAATTTCAAGACCATGTGTGCTCATTTGCACAGATTCTTTAGAGAAATCACTTGATTCGATTGCCCTTTTTGAATTGGACTCAACTGTTTTTCTAATTTCTCCAACTTGAAAGATAACATTATCTAAGTTTTCTCTCTGCTCTTTACTTCCTTCAATAAGATATTGACCAGTTTCAGAGATTTGCTCAGAAGAGCTTCTAAGAGATTGCAGTTGATTTCTCATATGAGCTGAAATATTTGTCAGAGGTTTTAGAACAATTTTCTTAGAGATCATCACAATTGACCCGGCCATAAGTAGAACGATGGCCCCTACTACTGCGAGAAATTTAAAAATCAAATTATTTACATATTCATTAACGTCATTAATGTAAATCCCTGTCCCTAAAACCCAATTCCACTCAGGATAAGATTTTACAAAGGATAGCTTTGGAACATGTTTTTTAGGATCTTTCTTATCATTCCAAAAGTACTGATAAAAACCCTCTCCATCTTTTTTAGCGATTTTGACAATTTCTTGAAAAAGAAAACTCCCTTTTTTATCTTTAAAGTCGGCCATATTTTTACCAATTAAAGATTTTTTTGGGTGGGACACAAGAACGTGATCAAAATCGTTAATCCAAACGTAATCGTCCTTGTCTTTTCCATAGAAATGCTGACCAATTTCAGCGGATGAACGAAGTTTGGCTTCCTCTATTGAAATTTTATTGTCTTTAACGAGCATTTGATTGTTTTGAATTGTTGCCATTGAGAGGTCGATGACATTTTTCAAAGAGGCTTTTCTCTCAGCAATAATCGAATTATACATGTGGGATTTCACTAAAAAGAGAAAAACGAGAACGATCGAGACCATTGGAACAAGTGTCACAATTTGTAATTTCAGACCAATACTAAGGCTCTTTTTCATTTACTCCCCTTTATCTTAGCTAAACCCTTGGATTTTCATGTATATTTCCTCAACTGATCGGAATTTTGCCTAGAATTCTTAAACAATTTTAGGGTGCTCAAGATTTGAGCAGAACTAAAATTATTACACTGTGAAATTGTAAGGATTGGAAAATTGAACAATAATGCGCTTATGGTCATAAAGAGAAAAGTCCCTAAAAATAAAGGACAATTGGAATTCGATTTCAAAAGAGAGCAAGAGCCGGATAGAAACTTTCATCTGGGAGGACGCTCATTTTATTTTTTCGACTTTGATGACAATGTGGCCTTTCTATCGACTCCTGTCGTGATTTTTCATAAAAAAACTGGTGAAGAAAAAATCCTAACAAGTGGTGAATTCGGGCAACAATCCGCGCTCATTGGCAAAGAGGGACCTTATGCCGATTACACCGTTGATCTGTGTGATGCTCATGGCTCTTTTCGCTATTGTCGCGATCAGGAAATCAGTATTGTTGATAGAGTTAAAGGAAAGAAGCAAAGATTTATTTTAGATATTGAAGAAGCACTTAAACTACATGACTTCAACTGGAAGGCCCCTTCTTGGAGCTGTTTCTATCACGCGACTTTTAATAAGCGTCCGATGTCTGTTATTACAGCTAGAGGCCATCATCCTGAGACGATTAAGAATGGAATCGATGTCATGGTGAGAAAAGGTCATTTACCTCATAGACCAAACTACTTAAGTATCTACCCAGTTAGTAATCCGCAAACGAGGGCCGATCTCGGAGATCCAGATCTTACAACTTCTATTGCCGAGCTAAAGAGAAAAGCTATTTTTGAGTCGGTTGAAAAGGCGATTGAAACTTACGGATACTCTAACCACCACCGTTTTGGGATGAGTGATGATGACCCTAAGAACGTCGAACTCGTTACTGAAGCGATGAAAGAGCTGAAAAGAAAATACACAGAAATGAGCTTCTTTGTTATACAAACCTATGAAGATTCATTTGAAAAGCGTGAAGTATTAGAACATCGAACAGATGACGTTATAAAAAAAGACCTACACGGAATTGATCAATTACCACTTTTTAGTTAATAGGAACTCATATGAAAAAAATTATTCTTCCCTTAGTGCTATTTATGCAAATGACAGCTGTTCAAGCTTGGACCTACAAGTGTGACAAAGTCATTCTCAATTCAATGGATGCGCGCATTCAAGTTAAAACCGCCAATATCTTAGCAGAAGTAAGCTTAGACGGAGTGATGCTTGAAGGGACATACACAGCAAATGGAGATGATTACGAACTCATCTTTAATCGTTTCTACGATCTTGATGTCGAAAAAGATTTTTTTGGAAATTATAGCGTCGAAAAGAATCACAGAGGTAATGTCTTCGCTTGTGGAGAGCCAGGTAACCCATGTGTTGAGACAGAAGAGGTAACTTTTAGTGAAAAGTCACTCGTTTTAAAATACTCTGAAACATTTAGAATGAGATACCTGACTTCAAATGAGTTAACTCAATTTAATTTTCATCTCGCTTGTAAACTAGCAAATTAGATAGGAGTAGCTTCTGCTACTCCCACTCTATTGTTCCAGGTGGCTTACTCGTAATATCATAAACAACTCTCGTCACACCCTTCACTTCATTTGTTATTCTATTTGAAACTTTCGATAAGAATTCATAAGGCATATCCGACCAAGTAGCCGTCATACCATCGCTTGAATTTACTAAGCGCACACAAATAACTTCTTCATAGGCCCTTGAATCACCCTTAACACCAACTGTTTTTACAGGAAGTAACACAGTAAAGGCTTGCCATGTGGCCATGTAAAGATTTTGATTATGGAGCTCTTCAAAAAGAATTTGATCTGACTCTTGCACTTTCTTAATTGATTCAGGTTTCAATTCCCCAAGAACTCTAATTCCAATTCCTGGACCAGGAAATGGGTGGCGATGAACCCACTCTGGATTAAGCCCTAGCTCTTTTCCAAGTGCCCTTACCTCATCTTTAAAGAGATATCTTAAAGGCTCTAAAAGCTTAAGTTTCATTCTCTCAGGAAGCCCCCCAACATTATGATGGGACTTAATCGTTACCGACTTTCCATCTTTTTCATGGGGAGAAATAGACTCAATTACATCAGGATAAAGTGTTCCTTGAAGGAGGTATTCAAACTTGATTCCATGATTACTTTCAAACTCATGAACTTTTTGTTCAAAAACTTCAATAAATGTACGACCAATACACTTTCTCTTATCTTCCGGATCACTAAGTCCAACAAGTTTTGGAAGAAACGTTGGAGTCGCATCAATCACCTCAATGTTGAGACCAGTTTCTTTTTTCAAAACTTCGATATGAGCATGATCTTGCGGGCGTAAAAGTCCGTGATCGACAAAGAAACAATAGAGGTTATCCCCAATCAATCTATGCGCAATTGCGGCTGCAACAAGAGAGTCAACACCACCAGAGAAAGCGCAAAGCACCTTTGCCTGACCAATCTTTCCAACAAGTTCATCAGCTTCTTTAAGCATTTCTGTAGCATCCCAATCTTTTTCGAGTTTCGCGATCCCTTCAAAGAAATGGTTGAGAATATCCTTCCCATGCTCAGAGTGCTCTACTTCTGGGTGAAATTGTAATCCAAAGATTGGGCGGTCTTTATGCTCAATGGCCGCGACCAATTTATTATGAGACTCCATAACAAGATTAAATTCTTTTGGAAGTTTAGAAACATGATCAGAGTGAGACATCCAAACATTCACATTGCTCGGGCAATGAGCAATACTGTAATCTCCAACAAAATGGAGATTAGCATGTCCATACTCTCCAATTGTCCCCTTTTCAACAGTTCCACCAAAGTACTTTCCAATCAGTTGCATTCCATAACAGATTCCAAAGATAGGAAGATCTTCGTTAAAAATAAAACTGTAATCTGTTTCATCTTCAAATACTGACTGAGGACCACCTGATAATACCAGTGCCTTTGGTCTTAAATTCTTTTCAAAAAGTTCACGACACTTCTCAACAGTTATAATTTCACTTGAATAGCCAAGTTCACGACTTTTTCTCGTAATTAACTGTGTGTACTGTGAACCAAAATCTACAATCCAAATTTGTCTATCGCTCATCTTATTCTCTTTTAGTTTAATTGATAATTAGGTGCTTCTTTCGTCACAACGACATCGTGTGGATGCGACTCTTTTAAAGATGCAGATGTTATTTTAATAAACTCAGCTCGCTCTTGAAGAAGATCAATTGTAGGAGCTCCGACATAGCCCATACCAGCTCTTAGTCCACCAACCATTTGATAAACATTTGAAGCGAGAGAACCTTTATAAGGAACTTGCCCTTCAATCCCCTCTGGTACAAGTTTCTTATCTTCAACTGAGGCTTGTCCATAACGATCCTTAGATCCTAGGGCCATAGCACCAAGAGAACCCATCCCACGATAGATTTTATATGAACGTCCTTGATAGATAACCATCTCACCAGGAGTTTCATCACATCCGGCAAAGAGAGAGCCAATCATGACACAACTTGCTCCTCCAGCGATCGCCTTAACGATATCCCCAGAGTATTTAATCCCACCATCAGCGATGAAAGGAATGTCATGTTTTTTACAAACTTCAGCACATTCCATAACAGCACTTAATTGGGGAACACCAATTCCTGCGACAATTCTTGTCGTACAAATCGAACCTGGTCCAATACCAACTTTTACAGCATCGGCACCAGCTTTAATTAAGTCTTCACAAGCTTTTGCTGTTGCTATATTTCCGGCGACAATATCAACCTTGTCACCGACTAAGTCCCTTACTCTTTTTACCATGTCGATTACACCTTTTGAGTGTCCATGGGCCGTATCAATAACAATGGCATCAACACCGGCCTTAAAAAGAAGCTCAGCTCTATGAAATTCCTTATCTCCAACACCTATAGCAGCAGCACAACGAAGACGCCCTAGAGAGTCTTTATTAGAGTTAGGAAAATCAATATTTTTTAGAATGTCTTTGATCGTAATAAGACCTTGAAGCTCATTCTTTTCATTAATGATTGGAAGCTTTTCGATACGATGCTTATGCAGGACATCCTTTGCTTCATCCAGATCAATATCAGACTTAGCTGTAATTAATCGATCTGCAGATGTCATAATATCTTTCACCTTCTGAGAAAGATCTGTTTCAAAGCGCATATCGCGGCTTGTACAAATCCCAACAAGCTTTCCATCTTTACCAACAACAGGAACACCAGTGATGTTATGTTCTTTAGTAATCTTTACGACTTCATGCAAACTATCTTCAGGTGCGACAGTAATTGGATCCGTAACCATCCCTGCTTCATATTTCTTTACCTTTCTGACTTCATCAGCTTGGTGTTCTGGTGAAAGATTTTTATGAATAACACCAATCCCACCTTCTTGGGCCATAACAATCGCAACAGGTGCTTCTGTAACAGTATCCATAGCAGCAGAAACAATTGGGATATTCACATGGATATTTTTTGTGAAGCGAGACTTTAAATTTGCACTTGCAGGAAGTATTTCAGAGTACCCTGGGCGCAAAAGAACATCATCGTAAGTTAGTGCGTGATCTTCTAAAATTTTAGGCATAACAAACCCCATTTGTTTATTTAAGTATTTAAAAATAATAGACTGTTTTATTATAACTGGGACTTCAATTGAAAGGCAGATTGTAAAATGTG from Halobacteriovorax sp. GB3 includes:
- the guaA gene encoding glutamine-hydrolyzing GMP synthase encodes the protein MSDRQIWIVDFGSQYTQLITRKSRELGYSSEIITVEKCRELFEKNLRPKALVLSGGPQSVFEDETDYSFIFNEDLPIFGICYGMQLIGKYFGGTVEKGTIGEYGHANLHFVGDYSIAHCPSNVNVWMSHSDHVSKLPKEFNLVMESHNKLVAAIEHKDRPIFGLQFHPEVEHSEHGKDILNHFFEGIAKLEKDWDATEMLKEADELVGKIGQAKVLCAFSGGVDSLVAAAIAHRLIGDNLYCFFVDHGLLRPQDHAHIEVLKKETGLNIEVIDATPTFLPKLVGLSDPEDKRKCIGRTFIEVFEQKVHEFESNHGIKFEYLLQGTLYPDVIESISPHEKDGKSVTIKSHHNVGGLPERMKLKLLEPLRYLFKDEVRALGKELGLNPEWVHRHPFPGPGIGIRVLGELKPESIKKVQESDQILFEELHNQNLYMATWQAFTVLLPVKTVGVKGDSRAYEEVICVRLVNSSDGMTATWSDMPYEFLSKVSNRITNEVKGVTRVVYDITSKPPGTIEWE
- the guaB gene encoding IMP dehydrogenase, with translation MPKILEDHALTYDDVLLRPGYSEILPASANLKSRFTKNIHVNIPIVSAAMDTVTEAPVAIVMAQEGGIGVIHKNLSPEHQADEVRKVKKYEAGMVTDPITVAPEDSLHEVVKITKEHNITGVPVVGKDGKLVGICTSRDMRFETDLSQKVKDIMTSADRLITAKSDIDLDEAKDVLHKHRIEKLPIINEKNELQGLITIKDILKNIDFPNSNKDSLGRLRCAAAIGVGDKEFHRAELLFKAGVDAIVIDTAHGHSKGVIDMVKRVRDLVGDKVDIVAGNIATAKACEDLIKAGADAVKVGIGPGSICTTRIVAGIGVPQLSAVMECAEVCKKHDIPFIADGGIKYSGDIVKAIAGGASCVMIGSLFAGCDETPGEMVIYQGRSYKIYRGMGSLGAMALGSKDRYGQASVEDKKLVPEGIEGQVPYKGSLASNVYQMVGGLRAGMGYVGAPTIDLLQERAEFIKITSASLKESHPHDVVVTKEAPNYQLN